Proteins from one Podospora pseudoanserina strain CBS 124.78 chromosome 1, whole genome shotgun sequence genomic window:
- a CDS encoding hypothetical protein (MEROPS:MER0031616; COG:S; EggNog:ENOG503NUYN) — protein MLFLALILAVSAVAAIASQSKTATNNTTIDNGPFPTDLNGSNFTYPHPFQLFHFGSQGLPLEMAFIDLPPIVAPTATTKPQHVRHTRTKPNPKPKIALLLHGKNFCSITWSTTAATLQKAGYRVIIPDQIGFCKSSKPGTLYQYSLHQLTLNTYSLLSALDLTDPSNNGITVVGHSLGGMLATRFSLLYPDLVSSLVLVNPIGLEPYLELGVPYPDLSITLKTEQTSNYMSIKGYEQSTYYLGVWAPEYNVWAMMLAQIYAGTEAQNFVEGQARVVDMVLTQPVFYEFPRVRSKTLLMVGTKDTTAIGKQWSPPDVKEKLGRYELIGKETANRIPNCTLVEFEDLGHAPQIQAPDRFHAALLQWLRT, from the coding sequence ATGTTGTTCCTCGCCCTCATCTTGGCAGTATCAGCCGTAGCAGCCATCGCGAGCCAAAGCAAGACGGCGACCAACAACACGACCATCGACAATGGCCCCTTCCCAACCGACCTCAATGGTTCCAACTTCACAtacccccaccccttccaacTCTTCCATTTCGGCTCTCAGGGTCTGCCCCTAGAGATGGCCTTCATCGACCTTCCCCCCATCGTCGCCCCTACCGCAACCACCAAGCCACAACACGTCCGTCACACCCGCACAAagcccaaccccaagcccaaaaTCGCCCTCTTACTCCACGGCAAAAACTTTTGCTCCATCACctggtccaccaccgccgcgaCCCTCCAAAAGGCCGGGTACCgcgtcatcatccccgacCAAATCGGCTTCTGCAAGTCCTCCAAGCCCGGCACCCTCTACCAGTactccctccaccaactaACCCTCAACACCTATTCCCTCTTGTCAGCCCTGGACCTGACAGACCCCAGCAACAATGGCATAACAGTGGTAGGCCACTCCCTGGGCGGCATGCTAGCCACCCGCTTCTCCCTTCTCTACCCAGACCTAGTCTCCAGCCTTGTTCTCGTCAATCCCATCGGGCTAGAGCCGTACCTCGAACTCGGGGTACCATACCCTGATCTTTCTATCACTCTCAAGACGGAACAGACGTCAAACTACATGTCAATAAAGGGGTACGAGCAGAGCACCTACTACCTCGGGGTTTGGGCGCCCGAGTACAATGTGTGggcgatgatgttggctCAGATCTACGCTGGCACTGAAGCCCAAAACTTTGTCGAGGGTcaggcgagggtggtggacatgGTGCTGACCCAGCCGGTCTTTTACGAGTTCCCTCGTGTCCGATCAAAGACACTGTTGATGGTTGGGACCAAGGACACAACGGCCATCGGGAAACAGTGGTCGCCTCCTGATgtgaaggagaagttggGAAGGTATGAGCTTATTGGAAAGGAAACAGCCAACAGGATACCCAATTGCACGCTGGTCGAGTTTGAAGACCTGGGACACGCGCCACAGATCCAGGCACCTGATCGGTTCCATGCCGCCTTGCTCCAGTGGTTGAGGACGTGA
- a CDS encoding hypothetical protein (EggNog:ENOG503NY5D; COG:S), with protein sequence MASGNLPGENRAYQIEAPCIVFFVLAPIFVGVRLWARIKPRGCSGLGLDDWTIVLSTIFATVVSALMVASCAHGFGQHIANLTKPNRLITLKLFYVAQAFYKLTINLTKASILLLYLRIFPKQRFRKTCLVLLTVILLYMVGTTASSIWQCNPIPRAWDKSIAGTCITITANWYANAVFSITTDLVILGLPMHSIYTSHLPTSQKLALMGVFALGLFTTITSILRMTTLNFSSTSPDITFDIDSSIWTMIEQNLAIICACLPVCRLPLSYILPSYFSTSTSPSSSSSMPAIKMKPRIHIGGSSSSTQEFNGHISDAEGGYEKRRYGQYGIDKGVIETSVGVVMPPATPVTAGRPDTSGSRRTKAEEWVQQQRREHENLGRQSFHGSVLSAGRSGHGSGEEGDRQSEGAIRMVRNYGVLSDGREVEPHAQVR encoded by the exons ATGGCCTCCGGGAACTTGCCTGGTGAAAACAGGGCATACCAAATCGAGGCCCCTTgcatcgtcttcttcgtcctaGCGCCAATCTTTGTGGGCGTTCGCCTTTGGGCGCGCATCAAGCCGAGAGGATGCTCTGGACTAGGCCTGGATGACTGGACTATTGTTCTTTCAACG ATATTTGCAACTGTCGTATCGGCATTGATGGTAGCATCATGTGCCCACGGCTTTGGTCAGCACATTGCCAACCTTACCAAGCCCAACAGGCTGATTACACTAAAA CTGTTCTACGTCGCTCAAGCATTTTACaagctcaccatcaacctcaccaaagCCTCGattctcctcctctaccTCCGTATCTTCCCCAAACAACGGTTTCGCAAAACATGCCTTGTTCTTCTAACCGTCATTCTTCTCTACATGGTCGGAACAACTGCCTCTTCGATATGGCAATGCAACCCGATTCCGAGAGCTTGGGATAAGTCCATCGCCGGCACCTGCATCACCATCACGGCAAACTGGTACGCCAACGCCGTGTTCTCGATCACGACCGACCTGGTCATCCTCGGGCTGCCCATGCATTCGATCTACACCTCTCATCTGCCGACAAGCCAAAAGCTGGCATTGATGGGTGTTTTCGCGCTTGGTCTATTCACGACAATAACCTCGATTCTACGGATGACAACGCTCAATTTTTCGTCAACCAGCCCAGACATCACCT TCGACATCGACTCTTCCATCTGGACCATGATCGAGCAAAACCTCGCTATCATCTGCGCCTGTCTTCCCGTCTGCCGGCTTCCCTTGTCATACATACTCCCCTCGTacttttccacctccacctcgccatcatcttcgtcttcgATGCCCGCCATCAAGATGAAGCCGAGGATACACATCGGTGGCTCGTCAAGCTCGACTCAGGAGTTCAACGGCCATATCTCGGATGCCGAGGGGGGTTATGAAAAGAGGAGATATGGACAATACGGGATTGACAAGGGGGTGATTGAGACGTCTGTTGGGGTCGTCATGCCGCCTGCTACACCTGTTACCGCTGGCAGGCCGGATACATCGGGGAGTAGGAGAACCAAGGCTGAGGAGTgggtgcagcagcagagacGGGAACATGAAAACTTGGGTAGACAAAGCTTTCATGGCTCGGTTCTTTCTGCTGGGAGGAGTGGCCACGGttcgggcgaggagggggatagaCAGAGCGAAGGGGCGATTCGGATGGTGAGGAACTATGGTGTTTTGTctgatgggagggaggtagAGCCGCATGCACAGGTAAGATGA
- a CDS encoding hypothetical protein (EggNog:ENOG503NZ3K; COG:S) has protein sequence MQAAGAQTRSELDNGVIFVEVESLHEGPRCLHTSTSDIWSLTDPMAHLGVAPIGLFPIASLQRLIGPPVNCKCLLALRAHHDKTHKSRNKCRPATFRLLLSDMNSQEEHRPKPKMRLLNVTTREVEEFFEPSIPPYAIFSHTWGPEEVTFQDLESLSAFRKPRPATPPPSSLPSLLGSSHGYITAARPELPLEKTEVMKLMMLANMLTALRGHRDASRFQRQSAYFSPLPPSPEIDDDLQSHRSFSSSTTMTPSSSPPLALPPPSPPMKPPQPQVHPVQQKAGYAKLSYACTQASKDGHSYIWIDTVCIDRRSSSELSEAINSMFGWYQKAAVCYAYLDDVHFDSYTAGYRTWKDDFSASRWFTRGWTLQELVAPKKLVFYAHGWRLLGTKSSLVKTVEKITGIEEVVLLEPKLVHNSSIAQRMAWAAGRETTRAEDVAYCLLGLFGVNLPIIYGEGYDKAFLRLQEEIIRRTDDQSIFAWGALGKEDKSSKRTRTTPELDELDFEALSGTMPVLARSPADFKGMEKVVVSPPSTEPVSDYAMTNKGLHVKFNLVSASSSATQTQQLYFGVLNCHSEDDPSRRLAVLLSQTATSNVMVRTRSRMPTMVSVSDLEKAERRDIYIPNTAANRPQAAKAIEEILVLKYPDLVAPGYEVIDIQSKGHAQYNKEFGTLRVGALESRVLYQLAVVTFWNKHLKCGFVLRVIVDGGTKRAWVDQVQPQAIPQLGEVAEDGQDMVKTAKDIWVDPGRVEVIATGGRRSVLVDVTNPEKYEEAEGQEGKGFMLKPTAEIKAFETVTFVEKWERDYMRTVNAKMVRKNKGVLELSMSSLLWQAAQTSDQAE, from the coding sequence ATGCAAGCAGCTGGTGCCCAAACCAGATCCGAATTGGACAACGGCGTCATTTTCGTCGAGGTCGAGTCGCTCCACGAGGGTCCACGATGTCTCCACACTAGTACATCGGACATTTGGAGCCTGACGGACCCAATGGCACACTTGGGCGTTGCTCCCATTGGTCTTTTCCCCATAGCGTCGTTGCAACGTCTCATTGGCCCACCGGTTAACTGCAAGTGTCTCTTGGCCCTTCGAGCCCATCATGATAAGACTCACAAAAGTCGAAACAAATGTCGACCTGCAACTTTCCGTCTGCTCTTGTCTGACATGAACTCTCAGGAAGAACACcgcccaaaacccaaaatgAGACTGCTCAATGTCACCACCcgcgaggtggaggagttctTTGAGCCCAGCATTCCTCCCTATGCCATATTTTCACACACTTGGGGTCCCGAGGAGGTGACCTTTCAGGATTTGGAGTCCCTTTCCGCATTTCGAAAACCCAGACCAGCTACaccgccaccatcttcaTTACCATCTCTACTCGGCTCAAGCCATGGCtacatcaccgccgcccgaCCAGAGCTGCCGCTGGAAAAGACCGAAGTCATGAAGCTCATGATGCTGGCCAACATGCTCACGGCTCTCCGCGGGCATCGTGATGCAAGCCGGTTCCAGCGCCAGTCTGCTTACTTTTCGCCCCTACCACCATCGCCCGAAatcgacgacgacctccAAAGTCACAGATCTTTCTCATCTTCCACAACCATgacgccatcatcgtcaccgccATTAGCAttgccgcctccttctcctcccatgaaaccaccacaaccgcagGTCCACCCAGTTCAACAAAAGGCGGGATACGCCAAGCTCAGCTATGCATGCACCCAGGCTTCCAAAGACGGCCACTCGTACATCTGGATCGACACTGTCTGCATCGAcaggagaagcagcagcgagcTTTCCGAGGCGATCAACTCCATGTTTGGCTGGTACCAAAAAGCGGCTGTCTGCTACGCCTATCTTGACGACGTTCACTTTGACAGCTACACCGCTGGGTACCGAACATGGAAGGATGACTTTTCTGCCTCGAGATGGTTCACGCGGGGCTGGACCCTTCAAGAGCTTGTTGCGCCGAAAAAGCTTGTATTTTACGCCCACGGCTGGCGATTGCTCGGGACCAAGTCTAGTTTGGTTAAGACGGTGGAGAAGATTACAGGaattgaggaggttgtcttGTTGGAGCCGAAGCTGGTTCACAACTCTAGCATTGCGCAGCGAATGGCGTGGGCTGCGGGCAGAGAAACGACCAGAGCGGAGGATGTGGCGTATTGTCTGCTTGGATTGTTTGGGGTCAACCTGCCAATAATCTATGGCGAGGGATATGACAAAGCCTTTCTGAGGCTACAGGAAGAGATCATCCGCCGGACGGACGATCAGTCAATATTTGCCTGGGGCGCCCTAGGAAAAGAGGACAAATCTTCAAAACGAACGCGGACGACACCCGAGTTGGATGAATTGGATTTCGAGGCCCTCTCGGGCACCATGCCGGTGCTGGCGAGATCACCTGCCGACTTTAAGGGGATGGAAAAGGTTGTTGtatcaccaccttcaacaGAACCTGTCTCCGACTACGCCATGACCAACAAGGGACTGCACGTCAAATTCAACCTCGTCAGCGCAAGCAGCTCGGCAACACAGACTCAGCAACTCTATTTCGGCGTGCTCAACTGCCACTCCGAGGACGACCCTTCAAGGCGACTGGCGGTCTTGCTCTCACAGACGGCGACGTCCAATGTGATGGTGCGGACTCGCTCGAGAATGCCAACCATGGTCTCGGTGTCGGACTTGGAAAAGGCTGAGCGGCGTGATATTTACATCCCCAACACAGCGGCAAATCGGCCACAGGCGGCAAAGGCGATAGAGGAGATTTTGGTGCTCAAGTATCCCGACCTCGTCGCGCCAGGGTATGAAGTTATCGATATCCAGAGCAAGGGCCATGCCCAATACAACAAGGAGTTTGGGACGTTGCGAGTCGGCGCTCTGGAGTCGAGGGTGCTCTATCAGCTAGCGGTGGTGACATTCTGGAACAAGCATCTCAAGTGCGGATTCGTTCTCAGGGTCATTGTGGACGGCGGAACGAAAAGGGCCTGGGTGGATCAGGTTCAACCTCAGGCCATTCCACAGCTCGGCGAGGTAGCCGAGGATGGGCAAGACATGGTCAAAACTGCCAAAGACATCTGGGTAGACCCTGGGCGTGTCGAGGTCATCGCCactggtgggaggaggagcgtcCTGGTTGACGTGACAAATCCGGAGAAGTAcgaggaggcagagggtCAGGAAGGGAAGGGCTTCATGTTGAAGCCGACAGCAGAGATCAAGGCCTTTGAGACTGTGACGTTTGTGGAGAAATGGGAGAGGGATTACATGCGGACTGTCAATGCCAAGATGGTCAGGAAGAACAAGGGTGTGCTGGAGCTTAGCATGAGCAGTTTGCTTTGGCAAGCGGCACAGACGAGTGATCAAGCGGAATAG
- a CDS encoding hypothetical protein (EggNog:ENOG503PAGB; COG:S) — translation MRASRASRSEPTTAVAPPSPTQRLVKHASFSFPALQDQNQGHSLSVSAYTMSRWHLETCMSPDVVVTGGTHIYCMICNQAPDIDKLVADPGHQNPTAPFIPPDEPYGAYNLSWPPGIPYRRTGRHITREEPADRNEAENSNSSEGLVSNIQVRTAYEKALGPDAFRLICLPSTDDVNTPIHLTLETYGDVRYPEYETVSYTWGGEDEDGTLCKPVFVGPYWDVLLQTKNCWEMLRFLRPRRGCRLVWVDAICINQLDSLERATQVAKMRSIYKNSRRTVVYLGPEISPITTHAHPVRLSAREAVTLSRGGETELIGLGGKVNLGQLLLCRYFSRIWLFSLLGLVPNNNLTPDYGISRMHAQIGVAAHSLFRLGSFENFYIAPTQQRERPDNYPSWVPYRARTGGAARVSWTSQEPERVLQEFYEALKRHFDKSYSGRHAIYQPEEDNESTLWTAEATIDVDTAALTLKATHLATCTDVPVEVPFTKENHFRSRTEREPEWKAFVVRSNEMEMYLLSNRSSALDKVVEPFDHIYWLHRDYTKEETPGFLILRPIKGQEGKRFRLVGFCSQVLFVEVFVAGRKTVPNRQPNRARSIAIHYLSSSNLQRGLKRAVDDAVAKFGCLEELFPGVVTPQGQLWSFLALMKLASWPSEPFTFFSEYLSHLDSRYDGVVTKEMRRLEDDQHEVEVLTITVPSADISKFVLSWGYLRPPFVKFQQLQSREDQDIPWDESRVVVVETLQEDDVLRLRAELSAKDLADLRRSGKRDSSGPGEQQISNVISPEAQTVWKYFQELEKARWATGGMGIQEMVGLVQSGQDTSSMACPEWPADIVDAFQAQGNTLQITIV, via the exons ATGAGGGCCTCACGTGCTAGTCGTAGCGAACCAACGACTGCAGTagcccctccctcccccacccaacgACTGGTGAAGCATgcatctttttctttccccgcACTTCAAGACCAGAACCAAGGCCATTCCCTGTCGGTATCAGCATACACAATGAGTCGATGGCATCTAGAGACTTGCATGTCAcctgatgtggtggtgactggTGGAACACACATCTACTGCATGATATGCAACCAAGCACCAGACATTGACAAGCTTGTTGCCGACCCTGGTCATCAGAATCCCACAGCACCTTTCATTCCGCCGGATGAGCCGTACGGCGCATACAACCTTTCATGGCCGCCGGGCATTCCCTATAGAAGGACTGGGCGGCATATCACAAGGGAAGAACCAGCGGACCGAAATGAAGCAGAGAACAGCAACTCCTCAGAGGGCTTGGTCAGTAACATCCAAGTTAGGACCGCGTATGAGAAGGCATTGGGTCCGGATGCGTTCCGACTCATTTGCCTTCCAAGCACGGACGATGTGAATACACCTATTCACTTGACGCTCGAGACGTATGGCGATGTGCGCTATCCGGAATACGAGACTGTGTCGTATACATGGGGcggagaagatgaagacggaACCCTTTGCAAACCAGTCTTTGTTGGGCCTTACTGGGACGTGTTGCTGCAGACCAAAAATTGCTGGGAAATGCTGAGATTCCTCAGACCTCGGCGAGGTTGTCGCTTGGTCTGGGTTGACGCCATCTGTATCAACCAGTTGGACTCGCTGGAGAGAGCAACACAGGTGGCGAAGATGAGATCGATTTACAAAAACAGTCGACGAACGGTTGTTTATTTGGGCCCTGAGATCAGTCCTATCACCACACATGCCCACCCAGTCCGACTCTCAGCAAGAGAGGCAGTCACCTTGTCGCGAGGAGGGGAGACTGAGCTCATCGGTTTGGGCGGCAAAGTAAACTTGGGGCAGTTGCTTCTGTGTCGGTACTTTAGTCGCATCTGG TTGTTTAGCCTCCTGGGTCTAGTTCCTAACAACAATTTAACGCCAGATTACGGAATTTCCCGGATGCACGCGCAGATAGGAGTTGCCGCACACTCGCTGTTCCGCCTTGGTTCCTTCGAAAACTTCTACATAGCTCCCACTCAGCAGAGAGAACGACCCGACAATTATCCATCTTGGGTGCCCTACCGAGCTCGAACAGGGGGAGCAGCACGAGTGTCATGGACATCCCAGGAACCAGAACGTGTTCTCCAGGAATTCTACGAGGCTCTGAAGCGCCACTTTGATAAGTCTTATTCAGGCCGTCATGCAATCTATCAGCCGGAAGAAGATAATGAATCAACACTTTGGACGGCCGAAGCTACCATCGATGTAGACACAGCTGCCTTGACCCTTAAAGCGACGCATTTGGCGACATGTACGGATGTGCCTGTTGAGGTTCCTTTTACCAAGGAGAACCATTTCAGGTCACGTACTGAGAGGGAACCCGAATGGAAGGCCTTTGTGGTGCGGTCTAACGAGATGGAGATGTATCTTCTCTCAAACCGGAGCAGTGCCCTTGATAAAGTAGTTGAACCATTCGACCACATCTACTGGCTGCACAGGGATTATACAAAGGAAGAAACGCCAGGGTTCTTGATCCTGCGTCCCATAAAAGGTCAAGAGGGGAAACGGTTTCGGTTGGTCGGCTTTTGCAGCCAGGTGTTGTTTGTCGAGGTCTTCGTTGCCGGACGGAAGACTGTCCCAAACAGGCAACCAAACAGGGCACGCAGTATCGCTATTCATTATCTTTCTTCCTCTAATCTTCAGAGAGGATTGAAGCGAGCTGTGGATGATGCTGTCGCCAAGTTTGGATGTTTAGAGGAATTGTTTCCAGGCGTAGTCACACCACAGGGTCAGCTGTGGAgtttcttggccttgatgaagcTGGCCTCCTGGCCATCGGAGCCGTTCACTTTCTTTTCGGAATACCTGAGCCACCTTGACTCAAGATACGATGGCGTGGTTACCAAGGAAATGAGGAGACTCGAGGACGACCAGCACGAAGTCGAGGTCCTTACCATCACCGTGCCATCCGCCGACATATCCAAGTTTGTGTTATCATGGGGATACTTGCGCCCTCCTTTCGTCAAGTTTCAGCAGCTACAATCACGGGAGGACCAAGATATACCATGGGACGAAAGCAGAGTTGTTGTAGTGGAAACTCTCCAGGAAGATGATGTGCTGCGGCTCCGGGCTGAACTAAGCGCCAAGGACCTGGCTGACCTAAGGAGAAGCGGGAAGCGTGACAGTTCGGGCCCCGGTGAGCAGCAAATCAGCAATGTAATTTCACCGGAGGCTCAGACTGTCTGGAAATACTTTcaagagctggaaaaggcgCGCTGGGCGACAGGAGGAATGGGCATCCAGGAGATGGTCGGACTTGTTCAATCTGGCCAAGACACAAGTTCAATGGCTTGTCCTGAATGGCCGGCTGATATCGTGGATGCGTTTCAGGCCCAGGGCAACACTTTACAAATCACGATTGTGTAG
- a CDS encoding hypothetical protein (EggNog:ENOG503P0EY; BUSCO:EOG09264NDD; COG:S) encodes MTTHKAKAADDDIDDLFKDIGTDSATTKAAKTKLPAKGKPDPTTDDFDPLAELETQLGEEKAPRPHTPRIRENVQKASPALKRTSTNTPPPRADTARKSAESTGSYHATPSATSSDEVEKKLEQPQATATVSSGGGGWWGGLLSTATAAMKTAEAAVKEIQQNEEARKWADQVRGNVGALRGLGDELRHRALPSLTTILHTLAPPISSHERLLIHITHDLVGYPSLDPLIYAVFNRVMAQVEGGDLLVIQRGQESGAASNAQHSTAGWRDGPWWRVTDAPGRDLGIVGGLVEGSKLCRANAEGYATDYFSSRGGIEAARQRALEPVSESNPVRSSDIFLGVQAVSVKGDKGLFAGTAGEEKAKQDSMAQEEEENDDQVVFAIYIFDPVHDIRYSAVSQGVPAKWIKWLDVAPSAGESDEDEFEEQFGRVPDDIRDIIESGGVDPREWVAEWLEEALSLSVGVVAQRYVARRMGVGEGAGIMKGKQKVESVMAEGGGEAARAGLI; translated from the exons atgacCACCCACAAAGCAAAGGCTGCCGACGACGATATTGATGACTTGTTCAAGGATATCGGTACTGATTCGGCCACCACTAAAGCCGCCAAGACAAAGCTGCCTGCAAAGGGCAAGCCAGACCCCACGACCGATGACTTTGACCCCCTGGCCGAGCTCGAAACCCAActcggcgaggagaaggcacCGCGACCTCACACGCCTCGCATCCGCGAAAATGTACAGAAGGCTTCGCCGGCGCTGAAGCGCACATCTACcaacacccctcctcctcgcgcCGACACTGCTCGCAAGTCAGCCGAGAGTACCGGTTCCTACCATGCCACCCCCAGCGCCACCAGCTCCGACGAGGTGGAGAAAAAGCTTGAGCAACCTCAAGCGACAGCCACCGTATCgagcggcggtggtggctggtggGGTGGCTTGCTGTCTACCGCGACGGCAGCGATGAAGACAGCAGAAGCCGCTGTCAAGGAGATTCAGCAGAATGAAGAGGCTCGCAAATGGGCCGATCAAGTTCGTGGAAATGTCGGTGCTCTGCGCGGCCTAG GCGATGAGCTTCGTCACCGTgcccttccctccctcaccacaatcCTCCACACCCTTGCGCCGCCGATTTCCTCCCACGAGCGTCTCCTGATCCACATTACTCATGACCTAGTTGGCTATCCGTCACTTGACCCCCTCATCTACGCAGTCTTCAACCGGGTTATGGCTCAGGTAGAAGGAGGGGACCTGCTTGTCATTCAGCGTGGGCAAGAATCTGGTGCCGCATCCAATGCGCAACACTCTACTGCCGGCTGGCGCGACGGTCCATGGTGGAGAGTCACGGATGCTCCTGGGAGAGACTTGGGGATTGTTGGTGGACTGGTGGAAGGCTCCAAGCTGTGCAGGGCCAATGCGGAGGGATACGCCACCGACTACTTCAGCTCCCGTGGTGGGATTGAGGCAGCTCGCCAGAGAGCCTTGGAGCCCGTCTCTGAATCCAACCCTGTGCGCTCGTCGGATATCTTCCTCGGTGTCCAGGCTGTTTCTGTCAAGGGAGACAAGGGTCTGTTTGCGGGCACggcgggagaagaaaaggccAAGCAGGACAGCATGgcccaggaggaggaagagaatgATGACCAAGTCGTGTTTGCCATTTACATTTTCGATCCCGTCCACGACATTCGGTATTCGGCTGTTAGCCAAGGGGTCCCGGCAAAATGGATCAAGTGGCTAGATGTTGCGCCTTCAGCGGGTGAGAGTGACGAGGATGAGTTTGAGGAGCAGTTTGGACGAGTGCCGGATGATATCAGGGACATTATCGAGAGCGGCGGGGTTGACCCGAGGGAATGGGTTGCCGAGTGGCTTGAAGAGGCGCTGAGTTTGTCGGTAGGCGTTGTGGCGCAACGCTATGTCGCTCGTCGCATGGGTgtaggagagggagctggcATAATGAAGGGGAAGCAAAAGGTAGAGAGCGTGATggccgagggtggaggggaggctgCCAGAGCTGGTCTCATTTAG